The Mycolicibacterium brumae DNA window TCCTCTGCGCTGTACCGTGGTTCGGCATACGGCTGGGGCGCGGGCCCCTGCTTCTGCCAGTTCAGCCGCTTGACGATGTTTCGCCCGATCCGGATGGCGTCGAGTTCGTCGACGGCCAGGTAATCGGCCAGGCCGGAGATGCGGGCGTGCATCTCGGCGCCGCCGAGGGACTCATCGTCGGACTCCTCCCCGGTGGCCATCTTCACCAGCGGCGGGCCGGCAAGGAACACCTTGGAGCGTTCCTTGATCATCACCACGTAGTCGCTCATCCCGGGGATGTAGGCGCCACCGGCGGTGGAGTTGCCGAAAACCAGTGACACCGTGGGGATTCCGGCCGCCGACGCCTGCGTCAGATTCTTGAACATCGCGCCACCCGGGATGAAGATCTCCTTCTGGGTGGGCAGGTCGGCGCCGCCGGACTCCACCAGCGAGATCACCGGCAGCCGGTTCTGCATCGCGATGTCGTTGACCCGCATGGATTTGCGCAGCGTCCACGGGTTGGAGGCGCCGCCCTTGACGGTTGGGTCATTGGCGACGATGAGGCACTCCACGCCCTCGATCACGCCGATTCCGGTGACGATGGACGCGCCAACCAGGAAGTCCGAGCCGTAGCCGGCCAGCGAGCACAGCTCCAGGAACGGCGAATCCTCGTCGATGAGGGCCTCGACGCGTTCCCGCGCGGTCATCTTGCCGCGCTTGCGGTGCCGGTCCACGTACTTCTCGCCGCCACCGGCCAGCGCCTTGCCGAGTTCGACGTCCAGGTCGGCGAGTTTGGACTCGGCGGCCGCAGCTGCGTCCCGGTAGGCCTCCGAGGAGGTGTCCAGGGTGGATTTGAGGGTGGTCATCTTGCCTTCCGATGAATTCGGGTGCTGATCAGCTCTGGTAGCCGCGGACCTTGGCGGCCAGTCCGGTGAGGATTTCGGTGGTGCCGCCGCCGATGCCGATGATGCGCATGTCCCGGAACTGTCGCTCCACCTCGGATTCGCGCATGTAACCCATGCCGCCGAAGAGCTGGACGGCCTGATTGGCCACCCATTCGCCGGCCTCCACCGCGGTGTTCTTGGCGAAGCAGACCTCGGCGATCAGATCGGTCTCGCCGGCGAGTTGGCGCTCCACCACGTTGCGGGAGTACACCCGGGCCACGTCGATCCGGCGGTCCATCTCGGTCAGCGTGTTCTGCACGGCCTGTCGGGAGATCAGCGGCCGGCCGAAGGTTTCCCGGTCCCGGCACCACGCCAGGGTGAGTTCCAGGCAGCGCTGCGCGCTCGAATACGCCTGCGCGGCAAGGCCGATGCGTTCGGAGACGAACGCCGCGGCGATCTGGAAGAAGCCGCTGTTCTCGGCCCCGACCAGGTTGGTCACCGGCACCCGCACGTCGGTGTAGGACAGCTCGGCGGTGTCACTGGAGAGCCAGCCCATCTTGTCCAGCTTGCGGGTGACCTCGAAGCCGGGCGTGCCCTTCTCCATCACGATGAGCGACACCCCTCCCGCGCCGGGCCCGCCGGTGCGCGCGGCGGTGACGACGTAATCCCCGCGCACCGCCGAGGTGATGAACGTCTTGGCCCCGTTGAGCACGTAATGGTCGCCGTCGCGGTCGGCGCGGGTCGTCAGATGCCCCACATCGGAGCCGCCGCCGGGTTCGGTGATGGCCAGCGACCCGATCAGTTCGCCGCGCAATGTGGGGGCCGCGAAGCGCTCGATGAGGTCCTGGTTGCCCGAGGCGATGATGTGCGGGACGGAGATTCCGCAGGTGAACAGCGAGGCGAAAACCCCACCGGGAACACCACTTTCGTGCATCGCCTCGCAGACCACCACAGCATCGGCGCTGTCACCGCCGCTGCCGCCGACCGATTCGGGGAACTGCACGCCCAGCAGGCCGAGCTCACCGGCCTTGCGGGACAGCTCACGCGGCAGTTCGCCGCTTTTCTCCCAGGCTTCGACGTGCGGCAGGATCTCGCTTTCGGCGAAGTCTCGGACGGTGGCGCGCAACGCCAGTCGCTCGGGGGTGTTCCAGATGCTCACGGGATGAGTTCCTCCGGGATCTCGAGATAGCGGGCGCGCAGCCATTCGGCCAGGCCCTTGGCCTGCGGATCGAAGCGGGCGTTGTAGGAGACGCCCTGGCCGAGAATGTCTTCGATGACGAAGTTGACTGCCCGCAGGTTGGGCAGCAGGTGCCGGGTGACGTCGAGATCGGCTGTCTCCGGCAGCAATTCGCGCAGCCTATCCACGGTCAGGGTGTGCGCGAGCCAGCGCCACTGCGCGTCGGTGCGCACCCACAGGCCGATATTGGCGGACCCGCCTTTGTCGCCGCTGCGGCCGCCGGCGATCAGCCCGAGGGGCACGCGGCGGGTGCGAGCCAGGGTGTCGGCCGGCAGTGGTTCCGGCAGGGCCGGATCTTCGGCGGGGGCCAGCGGGAGAGTTTCGGTGGCCGGCGGAATGTTCACCCGGGCGCCGTCGGCGTGTACGGCGACGTGCGGGACCTCGGCGGCGTCGACGTAGCCGGCGGTGTAGACCCCGTAGACCTGGCCGTCCCCGGGGGGCGCGGTCACATTGAAGCCCGGGTAGCTGGCGAGCGCGAGTTCGATGCCGGCGGCGGTGAACGCGCGGCCGACCTTGGCCGGGTCGGCGTCGCGGGCCACGCAGTGCAGCAGCGCACTGGCGGTCTCCTCGGTCTCGGCGTCGACGTGGTCGGTGCGGGCCAGCGTCCACTCCAGTTCGGCGGGCCGCACTGTGATCGCGGCCTCCAGCTGACGCTGCAGCAAAGCGGCCTTGGCCTCGATGTCCAGACCGGTCAGCACGAAGGTCACTGAATTGCGGAACCCGCCGATGGCGTTCAGCGACACCTTGAGCGTTGGCGGGGGGGCCTCGCCCACCGGGCCGCTGATCAGCACCCGGTCCGGGCCGTCGTCGCTCAAGGAGATGCTGTCCACGCGGGCGGTGACATCGGGGTTCGCGTAGCGGGCCCCGGTGATCTCGTAGAGCAACTGCGCGGTGACGGTGTCGACGCTGACAAGCCCACCGGTGCCGTCGTGCTTGGTGATCACCGAGGAGCCGTCGTCGCGGATCTCGGCGATGGGGAAGCCGGGGTGCAGCAGATCCGGGACCTCGCGGAAGAACGCGAAGTTGCCGCCGGTGGCCTGGGTGCCGCATTCGATGACGTGCCCGGCGAGCACCGCGCCGGCCAACCGGTCATAGTCGGTCGGCGACCAGCCGAAGGTGGCGGCAGCCGGCCCGACGATCACCGAGGCGTCGGTGACTCGGCCGGTGACCACCACCTCGGCGCCGTTGTTGAGGCAGTCCACGATTCCCCAGGCGCCCAGATAGGCGTTGGCGGTCAGCGGGGCGCCCAGGCCGAGGTCGGCGGCCCTGGGCAGCAGGTCGTCGCCCTCGACGTGGGCGACGTTGACGTCCAGGCCCAACTTCGATGTGAGCTCACGGATCGCGGTGGCCAGCCCGGCCGGGTTGAGCCCCCCGGCGTTGGCGACGATGCGCACGCCCTTGTCCTGGGCCAGGCCGAGGCAGTCCTCCAGTTGGCGCAGGAACGTCTTGGCGTATCCGCGGGCGGGGTCCTTCATCCGGTCCCGGCCCAGGATCAGCATGGTCAGCTCGGCGAGGTAGTCGCCGGTGAGAAAGTCCAGCTCACCGCCGGTGAGCATCTCCCGCATGGCGGCCAGTCGATCGCCGTAGAAACCCGA harbors:
- a CDS encoding acyl-CoA carboxylase subunit beta → MTTLKSTLDTSSEAYRDAAAAAESKLADLDVELGKALAGGGEKYVDRHRKRGKMTARERVEALIDEDSPFLELCSLAGYGSDFLVGASIVTGIGVIEGVECLIVANDPTVKGGASNPWTLRKSMRVNDIAMQNRLPVISLVESGGADLPTQKEIFIPGGAMFKNLTQASAAGIPTVSLVFGNSTAGGAYIPGMSDYVVMIKERSKVFLAGPPLVKMATGEESDDESLGGAEMHARISGLADYLAVDELDAIRIGRNIVKRLNWQKQGPAPQPYAEPRYSAEELIGIVPADLKIPFDPREVIARVVDDSDFDEFKPVYGSSLVTGWANVHGYPLGILANARGVLFSEESQKATQFIQLANRSNTPLLFLHNTTGYMVGREYEEGGMIKHGSMMINAVSNSKVPHISMLIGASYGAGHYGMCGRAYDPRFLFAWPSAKSAVMGGAQLAGVLTIVSRAAAESRGQAFDEDGAAALAAMVEAQIEAESVPMFLSGRLYDDGVIDPRDTRTVLGMCLSAIANNKIEGTSNFGVFRM
- a CDS encoding acyl-CoA dehydrogenase family protein gives rise to the protein MSIWNTPERLALRATVRDFAESEILPHVEAWEKSGELPRELSRKAGELGLLGVQFPESVGGSGGDSADAVVVCEAMHESGVPGGVFASLFTCGISVPHIIASGNQDLIERFAAPTLRGELIGSLAITEPGGGSDVGHLTTRADRDGDHYVLNGAKTFITSAVRGDYVVTAARTGGPGAGGVSLIVMEKGTPGFEVTRKLDKMGWLSSDTAELSYTDVRVPVTNLVGAENSGFFQIAAAFVSERIGLAAQAYSSAQRCLELTLAWCRDRETFGRPLISRQAVQNTLTEMDRRIDVARVYSRNVVERQLAGETDLIAEVCFAKNTAVEAGEWVANQAVQLFGGMGYMRESEVERQFRDMRIIGIGGGTTEILTGLAAKVRGYQS
- a CDS encoding acyclic terpene utilization AtuA family protein, with the protein product MRIGNCSGFYGDRLAAMREMLTGGELDFLTGDYLAELTMLILGRDRMKDPARGYAKTFLRQLEDCLGLAQDKGVRIVANAGGLNPAGLATAIRELTSKLGLDVNVAHVEGDDLLPRAADLGLGAPLTANAYLGAWGIVDCLNNGAEVVVTGRVTDASVIVGPAAATFGWSPTDYDRLAGAVLAGHVIECGTQATGGNFAFFREVPDLLHPGFPIAEIRDDGSSVITKHDGTGGLVSVDTVTAQLLYEITGARYANPDVTARVDSISLSDDGPDRVLISGPVGEAPPPTLKVSLNAIGGFRNSVTFVLTGLDIEAKAALLQRQLEAAITVRPAELEWTLARTDHVDAETEETASALLHCVARDADPAKVGRAFTAAGIELALASYPGFNVTAPPGDGQVYGVYTAGYVDAAEVPHVAVHADGARVNIPPATETLPLAPAEDPALPEPLPADTLARTRRVPLGLIAGGRSGDKGGSANIGLWVRTDAQWRWLAHTLTVDRLRELLPETADLDVTRHLLPNLRAVNFVIEDILGQGVSYNARFDPQAKGLAEWLRARYLEIPEELIP